A portion of the Calliphora vicina chromosome 5, idCalVici1.1, whole genome shotgun sequence genome contains these proteins:
- the cos gene encoding kinesin-like protein costa yields the protein MEIPIQVAVRICPKGLQKQQAATNLETLDYTQKDDRQDDNGNIKGTDNEDEDEKDSKCCIQTIPLAATQPGYMANNGMTTGVGMLDNGVGIAAGLIQVGPHSFPVTHALPLNCAQNQVYHQTVFPLISLFMEGFDASVVSYGQKGCGKTYTLYGYGFDCSYGEADQGVVQRCVREIFTHMTNHPERTYAVNIGWVEICGEVIRDLLGVGNVHCMNFADVFHWLQVGLQSLANSKMEMAHTLFTLTLEQQWVSKEGLIQHRLSTASFSDLCATERLFMLNSLDQPSSLPKDLGLQSLEHVVNTLTDPAIMYNANGNIPYNQTTLTTLLKDSFGGRAQTLVILCVSPLERDINETLCNLQFAFKVQCVRNYVVMNTFSDDNTPLSPEGILPELGGGGVTTAGLSPPVPDTHFGLQFAASQWFKLVSNAEGLFSKLISSNAINEAEKEQIEEWLFLKQECEECLSSNEAIRSQKQLGPIQEAEEPEETNSEPETSCQQNSDNESDSESQRPDLEEKIELLMEDLTIKTDNLVNTKYQEFMENHPKAVMESQESFQQNKKDRKEEDKELEERRQSVGTGGRRRSIQPGATLSSAEIAMLNRVAGVKQQNQQQLQTQNEDFLDSSTDITNNLRQNINTPMDMIQKKLRKLDTDIEARLRQIKEVEETMQLKQNIITELIKNSDTRTTAKQRFHKKRAKLEAEYEKTKKSLAKAMLQHKDKQELDRLKAIITHLEQRLNDLTSIKHIAGESGQKVKKLQQSLHESKKLIDDLQKKIKKERKLKEALENELKALKEKENSKALVKIEHQPLAEEKGKHLKEVQARISHLDHVLKEKSDNLDLYRDDEQREGLRHEIRNLRRTRDHLLDQRCSLDRKLKRDKMLSHKEERKLLECDEAIEAIDAAIEFKNELICGHKSIDTSERLQREKGEQMLMARLNKLSTEEMRTLLYKYFTKVIDLRDSSRKLEIQLMQLEREKDAWEWKERVLSNAVRQARLEGERNAVLLQRQHEMKLTLMLRHLADETSNSSASFSEQSLNPNAPRFYKPSAHQLALQTTNSTSTCFTDSEYEWATPHHNVHSGKMLKPSSNKLNDMEMCPINDPSSLTKYKPLDKFKDKERETKNKLFAKFQVLTRYAASHHNHNHHNHADDTSGPPSSSSTSTQLASGLAMAGGGSGKRGKDKDQMLAVIPQENLKKLSTNAPNTKVTRQKNKIIIQDNSRKN from the exons ATGGAAATACCAATACAAGTTGCTGTGCGTATATGCCCCAAGGGTTTGCAAAAACAACAAGCTGCAACAAATTTAGAAACATTGGATTATACGCAAAAGGACGATAGACAAGATGATAATGGTAATATTAAGGGCACTGACAATGAGGATGAAGATGAAAAGGATAGCAAGTGTTGTATACAAACTATACCATTGGCAGCTACCCAGCCGGGTTATATGGCCAATAATGGTATGACAACTGGGGTTGGTATGTTGGATAATGGTGTTGGTATAGCGGCTGGTCTCATACAAGTGGGTCCCCACTCATTTCCCGTAACACATGCTCTACCTCTGAATTGTGCTCAAAATCAAGTGTATCATCAAACAGTATTTCCTTTGATTAGTTTATTTATGGAAGGCTTTGATGCCTCAGTGGTTTCTTATGGCCAGAAGGGTTGTGGCAAGACGTATACTTTGTATGGCTATGGTTTTGATTGCTCCTATGGTGAAGCTGATCAGGGTGTAGTGCAACGTTGTGTTAGAGAGATTTTCACGCACATGACCAACCATCCAGAACGCACTTATGCCGTCAATATTGGTTGGGTGGAGATATGTGGTGAAGTTATACGTGATCTATTGGGTGTGGGCAATGTACATTGCATGAATTTCGCAGATGTTTTCCATTGGCTGCAGGTGGGTTTGCAATCGCTGGCTAATTCAAAAATGGAAATGGCTCATACTCTGTTTACTTTAACGCTGGAACAACAATGGGTTTCCAAAGAAGGCCTTATACAACATCGCCTGTCGACCGCTTCATTTAGCGACCTTTGTGCCACCGAACGTTTGTTTATGTTGAACTCTCTTGATCAACCTTCTAGTTTACCCAAAGATTTGGGTTTACAATCGCTGGAGCATGTGGTCAATACTTTAACTGATCCTGCTATTATGTATAATGCCAATGGCAATATACCTTATAATCAGACGACTCTTACTACCCTGCTAAAAGATTCTTTTGGTGGTCGTGCTCAAACTCTGGTCATATTGTGTGTTTCTCCCTTGGAACGTGATATCAATGAGACTCTGTGCAATCTACAGTTTGCGTTTAAAGTGCAATGTGTAAGAAATTATGTGGTAATGAATACATTTTCCGATGACAACACCCCCTTGTCGCCTGAAGGTATTTTGCCGGAATTGGGTGGCGGTGGAGTTACTACGGCTGGTCTATCACCGCCAGTGCCTGATACACATTTTGGTTTGCAGTTTGCGGCTAGTCAATGGTTTAAATTGGTCTCCAATGCCGAGGGTTTGTTTTCAAA ACTCATTTCTTCCAATGCCATAAACGAGGCCGAAAAAGAACAAATCGAGGAATGGCTGTTTCTCAAACAAGAGTGCGAAGAGTGTCTGAGCTCCAATGAGGCTATACGCAGTCAAAAACAATTGGGTCCCATACAAGAAGCCGAAGAACCCGAAGAAACCAACAGTGAGCCAGAAACGTCATGTCAACAAAATTCCGACAATGAATCAGACTCAGAATCTCAAAGACCCGATTTGGAGGAAAAAATTGAATTACTCATGGAAGATCTAACCATAAAAACCGATAATCTGGTCAATACTAAGTATCAAGAGTTTATGGAGAATCATCCAAAAGCGGTAATGGAATCGCAAGAAAGTTTccagcaaaataaaaaagatcGCAAAGAGGAGGACAAGGAGTTGGAGGAAAGAAGACAATCTGTGGGTACGGGGGGACGTAGAAGATCCATACAACCTGGCGCCACACTCTCAAGTGCTGAAATAGCTATGCTAAACAGAGTGGCAGGCGTTAAGCAGCAAAATCAGCAACAATTGCAAACACAAAACGAAGACTTCCTAGACTCATCCACGGACATAACCAATAACCTGAGACAAAATATCAACACACCCATGGACATGATACAAAAGAAACTACGCAAATTGGACACAGATATAGAAGCACGCCTTAGACAAATCAAGGAAGTGGAGGAAACCATGCAATTGAAACAAAACATCATAACAGAACTCATAAAGAACAGTGACACGCGCACTACAGCCAAACAGAGATTCCACAAGAAAAGAGCCAAATTAGAGGCGGAATATGAAAAGACCAAGAAATCATTAGCCAAGGCAATGCTGCAGCATAAAGACAAACAGGAATTGGATCGCCTTAAAGCTATTATAACACACCTCGAGCAAAGACTCAATGACTTGACCTCCATTAAACATATAGCGGGCGAAAGTGGCCAGAAAGTCAAGAAACTTCAACAATCCCTACATGAATCCAAAAAGCTCATAGATgatttacaaaagaaaatcaaaaaggaACGCAAACTCAAGGAGGCCTTAGAGAATGAATTGAaagctttaaaagaaaaagaaaactcCAAGGCTTTGGTTAAAATAGAACATCAGCCGTTGGCGGAGGAAAAAGGCAAACATTTGAAAGAAGTGCAGGCTCGTATCTCCCATTTGGATCATGTTCTAAAAGAGAAATCCGATAATTTAGATTTGTATCGTGACGATGAGCAACGTGAAGGTTTAAGACACGAAATACGTAATCTACGCCGAACCAGAGATCATTTGTTGGATCAAAGATGTTCGCTGGATCGCAAATTAAAACGTGACAAAATGCTGAGCCACAAAGAAGAGCGTAAATTGCTGGAATGTGATGAAGCCATTGAGGCCATAGATGCggccatagaatttaaaaatgagtTGATTTGTGGCCACAAGTCCATAGACACCAGTGAACGCCTGCAAAGAGAAAAGGGCGAGCAGATGTTAATGGCCCGCCTTAATAAATTGTCCACTGAGGAAATGCGCACCTTATTATATAAATACTTTACCAAAGTTATCGATTTGAGAGACTCCTCGCGTAAGCTGGAAATCCAACTAATGCAATTGGAAAGAGAAAAAGATGCCTGGGAATGGAAGGAGCGTGTGCTATCAAACGCTGTGCGCCAGGCCCGTCTAGAGGGCGAACGCAATGCTGTTTTGCTGCAAAGACaacatgaaatgaaattaacTTTAATGCTCAGGCATTTAGCCGATGAAACCTCCAATAGTTCTGCCTCCTTTAGTGAACAATCCCTCAATCCAAATGCTCCCCGTTTCTACAAACCCTCAGCCCATCAATTGGCTTTACAGACCACCAATTCAACTTCAACTTGTTTCACCGACTCTGAATACGAATGGGCCACACCCCATCACAATGTTCACAGCGGCAAAATGCTTAAACCCTCCAGCAACAAACTCAACGATATGGAAATGTGCCCCATAAACGATCCCTCTTCGTTGACCAAATACAAACCGTTGGACAAATTTAAAGACAAAGAACGCgaaactaaaaataaactttttgctaaaTTTCAAGTTTTGACCCGCTATGCAGCCAGTCATCATAATCACAATCATCATAATCATGCAGACGATACCTCTGGACCGCCTTCCAGCTCTTCCACCTCAACACAATTGGCGAGCGGCTTGGCGATGGCCGGTGGTGGCAGCGGTAAGCGTGGCAAAGACAAAGATCAAATGTTGGCGGTTATACCTCAAGAGAATCTTAAAAAATTATCTACAAACGCGCCAAATACAAAAGTAACCAGGCAGAAGAATAAAATTATCATACAGGATAATTCAAGGAAAAATTAA
- the Dhx15 gene encoding ATP-dependent RNA helicase DHX15 homolog, whose product MSKRRIEVGETYTNKMKKDETATTSSGAAAAMAACGQPGSLVGSLSKPPGAMNPFNMKPYTARFQQLYKKRITLPVFEYQTDFMRLLNNHQCIVLVGETGSGKTTQIPQWCVEYAVSKGKKGVSCTQPRRVAAMSVAQRVSEEMDVTLGEEVGYSIRFEDCSSAKTLLKYMTDGMLLREAMSDPMLEQYQVILLDEAHERTLATDILMGVLKEVIRQRNDLKLVVMSATLDAGKFQQYFDNAPLMNVPGRTHPVEIFYTPEPERDYLEAAIRTVIQIHMCEDIEGDVLMFLTGQEEIEEACKRIKREIDNLGSEIGELKCIPLYSTLPPALQQRIFEPAPPRSATGAIGRKVVVSTNIAETSLTIDGVVFVIDPGFAKQKVYNPRIRVESLLVSPISKASAQQRAGRAGRTRPGKCFRLYTEKAYKNEMQDNTYPEILRSNLGTVVLQLKKLGIDDLVHFDFMDPPAPETLMRALELLNYLAALDDDGNLTDLGAVMSEFPLDPQLAKMLIASCQHNCSNEILSITAMLSVPQCFVRPNEAKKAADEAKMRFAHIDGDHLTLLNVYHAFKQSSEDPNWCYENFINFRSLKSADNVRQQLARIMDRFNLKRSSTEFTSKDYYVNIRKALVQGFFMQVAHLERTGHYLTIKDNQIVQLHPSTCLDHKPDWVIYNEFVLTTKNYIRTVTDVKPEWLLTLSPQYYDMNNFPQCEAKRQLEMLQQRLESKQYQTGF is encoded by the exons atgtcgAAAAGGCGCATTGAAGTTGGGGAGACctacacaaacaaaatgaaaaa AGATGAAACAGCTACAACATCGTCCGGGGCAGCAGCGGCAATGGCCGCCTGTGGCCAGCCAGGCAGTTTGGTAGGTTCTTTGTCAAAGCCACCGGGCGCCATGAATCCCTTTAATATGAAGCCCTATACGGCACGTTTTCAACAGTTGTATAAGAAACGTATAACTTTGCCGGTATTCGAGTATCAAACCGATTTTATGCGCTTGTTAAATAACCATCAGTGTATTGTGTTGGTGGGTGAAACAGGTTCTGGCAAGACCACACAAATACCCCAATGGTGTGTAGAGTATGCAGTGTCCAAGGGTAAGAAGGGGGTATCCTGTACCCAACCACGTCGAGTGGCTGCCATGTCAGTGGCCCAACGTGTCTCCGAGGAAATGGATGTTACTTTGGGCGAAGAGGTGGGCTACTCTATACGTTTCGAAGACTGTTCGTCGGCCAAAACTTTGCTGAAATACATGACAGACGGTATGTTGTTGCGTGAGGCCATGTCCGATCCCATGTTGGAACAATATCAAGTGATTTTATTGGATGAGGCTCACGAAAGGACTTTGGCTACTGATATTTTAATGGGTGTCTTAAAAGAGGTTATAAGACAAAGAAACGACTTGAAGTTGGTGGTGATGTCTGCCACTTTGGATGCTGGCAAATTCCAGCAGTACTTTGATAATGCTCCCCTTATGAATGTACCCGGCCGAACACATCCCGTAGAGATTTTCTATACACCGGAGCCGGAACGTGATTACCTAGAGGCTGCCATTCGCACTGTCATACAGATACACATGTGCGAAGATATCGAGGGTGATGTATTGATGTTCCTGACGGGTCAGGAGGAAATCGAAGAGGCTTGTAAACGTATTAAACGTGAAATAGATAATTTGGGTTCAGAGATAGGCGAACTCAAGTGTATACCATTGTACTCCACCTTGCCGCCTGCTTTGCAGCAGCGTATTTTCGAACCAGCACCACCTCGCAGTGCCACAGGCGCCATTGGCCGCAAAGTTGTTGTGTCCACAAATATTGCGGAAACTTCGTTGACCATTGATGGTGTAGTTTTCGTGATTGATCCCGGTTTTGCCAAACAAAAAGTGTATAATCCTCGTATTCGTGTGGAAAGTTTATTGGTCTCACCGATTTCAAAGGCTTCGGCTCAGCAGAGAGCTGGTCGTGCCGGTCGTACTCGGCCCGGAAAGTGTTTCCGTTTGTATACCGAAAAGGCCTATAAGAATGAGATGCAGGATAATACATATCCGGAAATTTTAAGATCTAATTTGG GCACTGTTGTTTTGCAACTGAAAAAACTGGGCATAGATGATTTGGTACATTTTGATTTCATGGATCCCCCAGCACCCGAAACCCTTATGCGTGCTTTGgaacttttaaattatttggctGCCCTAGACGATGATGGTAATTTAACAGATTTGGGTGCTGTGATGTCAGAATTTCCTTTGGATCCACAATTGGCCAAAATGTTAATAGCCAGTTGTCAGCATAATTGTTCCAATGAAATCTTATCAATTACTGCTATGCTGTCGG TACCACAATGTTTTGTTAGACCCAACGAGGCCAAAAAAGCAGCAGATGAGGCCAAAATGAGATTTGCCCACATTGATGGTGATCATTTAACTTTACTTAATGTCTATCATGCCTTTAAACAGa GCAGTGAGGATCCCAACTGGTGTTATGagaatttcataaatttccGCTCTTTAAAATCGGCCGATAATGTGCGTCAACAATTGGCCCGCATTATGGATCGTTTCAATTTGAAACGCAGCAGCACAGAATTCACTTCCAAGGATTATTATGTCAATATACGCAAAGCCTTAGTACAAGGCTTCTTTATGCAAGTGGCGCATTTAGAACGCACTGGCCATTATCTTACCATCAAGGATAATCAAATTGTTCAATTGCATCCCTCAACATGTTTAGATCACAAACCCGACTGGGTTATCTACAATGAATTTGTGCTCACCACTAAAAATTATATACGTACTGTGACAGATGTTAAac CTGAATGGCTTTTAACCCTGTCTCCCCAATACTATGATATGAACAACTTCCCTCAGTGTGAGGCCAAGCGTCAATTGGAAATGTTACAGCAGCGCCTGGAATCTAAACAATATCAAACAGGCTTTTAA